The following proteins are co-located in the Flectobacillus major DSM 103 genome:
- a CDS encoding VCBS repeat-containing protein yields MQKVFIQLFILCLLFSACSQHKEEYTFELLDSQQTGIDFSNDLIPTKDFNIFRYMYFYNGGGIGAGDLNNDGWVDIVLTANMKDNKIFLNKGQMKFEDITEKAHFKGEKGWSNGVSIVDINQDGLLDIYVSQVGDFDMLKGHNLLFVCQEISKEGIPVYAEKSKEYGLDLVGFGTQAAFIDYDLDGDLDMFQLNHSVHQNGTFGSRDKFKNTFHPLAGDRFFRNDNGKYIEITQNVGIISDALGYGLGVGIGDINFDGYPDMYIGNDFHENDYLYINQKNGTFKEQLDQSIRHTSQFSMGIDIADINNDIFPEIISLDMLPFDREILKRSEGEDSYSIFRYKLLQGYNYQFARNNLQLNNGNGTFSEIGMYSGVHATDWSWSPLLVDFDNDGRKDLFISNGIPKRMNDIDYINFVSSEDIQQKLDNKEMDEKDISLVDKLPEIKIPNKFFRNTPTLQFQDQETAILNNQNSYSNGAIYADLDNDGDLDIITNNINDKAFVYRNLAEKYAPNASHSKIYLKGSEKNLNAIGARVLVFKKEEMLSFEKFPVRAFQASMEIPLSIGLGNKAEIDSVYLIWPDRSYQKIPTSGLKDSLSITYKKGLPIFDFERFKNRKNNNGSFRDVANDFNLAISHEENDFVEFEREALIPHKMSSEGPALAVADINHDGLEDIFLGSSKESLPRLFLQNTNGKFRESIQTAFKKDSIYEEVDAQWVDINNDTHLDLVVAEGGNEFFGKSDYLFPRAYLNDGKGNLTIKDDAFPDIRMTASTIKALDFTGDAKFDLFIGGRAVPYGYGKVPSSYLLKNDGTGKFSDITSTVAKDLLTIGFVKNAEWADLDKDGDQDLLLSLEWDGICMLENQKGKFVKKMLTTEKGWWNFTYTQDFDLDGDLDILVGNLGLNSRLKASDTEPVKMYVSDFDKNGTTDQLLTYYLGGKETLFANKMETQKQFPFMKKKFLLAKDFAKAEIADLVGGSELSNATVFEANYFSNAILINDGKGKFSLKALPYQAQFTPYYAAQVVDVNKDQLPDVLLMGNFYDCNVQMGRYDANYGTLLLNKGKGNWEVKSIGIPVDGQVKRIRPIRIKGKTYYLVARNNNKLMVLEQLP; encoded by the coding sequence ATGCAAAAAGTTTTTATACAACTATTTATCCTTTGTTTGTTATTCAGTGCTTGTAGTCAGCATAAGGAAGAATATACCTTTGAACTACTAGATTCCCAACAAACAGGTATTGATTTTTCTAATGATTTGATACCTACCAAAGACTTCAATATCTTTCGCTATATGTACTTTTATAATGGAGGAGGTATTGGTGCTGGCGACTTGAATAACGATGGCTGGGTAGATATTGTACTGACCGCCAATATGAAAGACAATAAAATATTCTTGAATAAAGGCCAAATGAAATTTGAGGATATTACTGAAAAGGCTCATTTTAAGGGAGAAAAAGGGTGGTCGAATGGGGTATCAATCGTCGATATTAATCAAGATGGCCTATTAGATATTTATGTAAGCCAAGTCGGTGATTTTGATATGCTCAAGGGGCATAATCTTTTGTTTGTTTGTCAAGAAATTAGCAAAGAAGGTATTCCTGTATATGCTGAAAAGTCTAAAGAGTATGGGTTGGATTTAGTGGGCTTTGGTACACAAGCCGCTTTTATAGATTACGACTTAGATGGCGACTTAGATATGTTTCAGCTAAACCATTCGGTACATCAAAATGGTACATTTGGTTCAAGAGATAAATTTAAAAATACGTTTCACCCACTGGCGGGTGACAGATTTTTTAGAAATGACAATGGCAAATATATCGAAATAACCCAAAATGTTGGTATTATTTCTGATGCTTTGGGGTATGGCTTGGGCGTAGGCATAGGCGATATTAATTTCGATGGATACCCTGATATGTACATAGGAAATGATTTTCATGAAAATGATTATTTATATATCAACCAAAAAAATGGTACATTCAAAGAACAACTAGACCAATCTATTCGGCACACTAGCCAGTTTTCAATGGGTATCGATATTGCCGATATTAATAATGATATTTTTCCCGAAATCATCTCTTTAGATATGCTTCCATTCGACCGTGAAATACTCAAGCGTTCGGAAGGGGAAGATTCATATTCTATCTTTCGGTATAAATTACTTCAAGGATATAATTATCAATTTGCCCGAAACAATCTCCAGCTCAACAATGGCAATGGTACTTTTAGCGAAATTGGGATGTACTCAGGTGTACATGCTACCGATTGGTCGTGGTCGCCTTTATTGGTAGATTTTGATAATGATGGTAGAAAAGATTTGTTTATTTCAAATGGTATTCCTAAAAGAATGAATGATATAGACTATATCAATTTTGTATCATCGGAGGATATTCAGCAAAAACTCGATAACAAGGAGATGGACGAAAAAGATATTTCGTTGGTTGATAAACTTCCCGAAATAAAAATACCGAATAAGTTCTTCAGAAATACACCTACTCTACAGTTTCAAGACCAAGAAACGGCTATCCTCAATAATCAAAACTCTTATTCTAATGGAGCTATATATGCGGATTTGGACAACGATGGCGATTTAGATATTATTACCAACAATATCAATGATAAAGCTTTTGTGTATAGAAACTTGGCTGAAAAATACGCTCCTAATGCCTCGCATTCAAAAATATACCTGAAAGGCTCTGAAAAAAATCTTAATGCTATAGGGGCAAGGGTGTTAGTATTTAAGAAAGAGGAAATGCTATCTTTTGAAAAATTTCCTGTTCGGGCATTTCAGGCAAGTATGGAAATACCACTGTCTATAGGATTAGGTAACAAAGCCGAAATAGATTCTGTATATTTAATTTGGCCTGATAGATCATATCAGAAAATACCTACATCAGGCTTGAAAGATTCTTTGTCGATTACTTACAAAAAAGGACTACCGATATTTGATTTTGAAAGATTTAAAAATAGAAAAAATAATAATGGGTCGTTTCGTGATGTTGCTAATGATTTTAATCTAGCCATTAGTCACGAAGAAAATGACTTTGTAGAATTCGAGCGTGAAGCACTGATACCACACAAAATGTCTTCAGAAGGGCCTGCTTTGGCTGTGGCCGATATTAATCATGATGGCTTGGAGGATATTTTCTTGGGTTCGTCAAAGGAATCTTTACCTCGTTTGTTTCTCCAGAATACCAATGGTAAATTCAGAGAAAGTATACAAACAGCCTTTAAAAAAGATTCGATTTATGAAGAGGTTGACGCTCAATGGGTCGACATCAACAACGATACTCACCTTGATTTGGTGGTGGCCGAAGGTGGAAACGAGTTTTTTGGTAAGTCAGACTACCTGTTTCCAAGAGCTTATCTCAATGACGGAAAGGGTAACCTCACGATCAAAGATGATGCCTTCCCCGATATTAGAATGACAGCTTCGACTATCAAAGCCCTCGACTTTACAGGCGATGCCAAGTTCGATTTGTTTATAGGTGGTAGGGCTGTGCCTTATGGCTATGGCAAAGTGCCAAGCTCGTATTTGCTCAAAAATGACGGAACTGGCAAGTTTAGCGATATAACTTCTACTGTAGCCAAAGATTTGCTGACTATTGGGTTTGTGAAAAATGCAGAATGGGCAGACTTAGACAAGGACGGTGACCAAGATTTGTTACTTTCTTTAGAATGGGATGGTATTTGTATGTTAGAAAATCAAAAAGGGAAGTTTGTGAAAAAAATGCTAACGACCGAAAAGGGATGGTGGAATTTTACTTATACACAAGACTTTGACCTTGATGGCGACCTAGATATTTTGGTGGGAAATCTCGGCCTCAATAGCCGCTTGAAAGCGTCGGACACCGAACCTGTGAAGATGTATGTGAGTGATTTTGATAAAAATGGTACAACCGACCAGCTATTAACCTATTATTTAGGAGGAAAGGAAACCCTTTTTGCCAATAAAATGGAAACCCAAAAACAGTTTCCTTTTATGAAGAAAAAGTTTTTGTTGGCCAAAGATTTCGCCAAAGCCGAAATCGCTGATTTGGTTGGAGGTTCAGAGCTATCTAATGCAACTGTTTTTGAGGCTAATTACTTTTCAAATGCAATACTCATCAACGATGGTAAAGGAAAATTCTCCCTAAAAGCGTTGCCATATCAGGCTCAGTTTACGCCTTATTATGCCGCACAGGTGGTTGATGTCAACAAAGACCAACTTCCTGATGTGCTATTGATGGGTAATTTTTACGATTGCAATGTCCAGATGGGTCGCTATGATGCCAATTATGGTACATTGTTACTCAATAAAGGTAAAGGCAATTGGGAGGTGAAGTCGATAGGAATACCTGTAGACGGACAAGTAAAAAGAATCCGCCCTATTCGTATTAAAGGCAAAACTTACTATTTGGTAGCCCGAAATAACAACAAACTCATGGTGCTAGAGCAGTTACCCTAA
- a CDS encoding VCBS repeat-containing protein has protein sequence MKKILFFVGVLATLVACSTQNKDTLFEELPASYTGVDFTNRILERSDFNIFNYRNFYNGGGVALGDINNDGLPDIFLTSNFEQNRLYLNKGNMQFEDITDRAGITGKKFWSTGVTMADVNGDGKLDIYVCNSGNKDNRGNQLYINQGVKNGVPFFVEQAQQYGLSNGGFTTHAAFFDYDHDGDLDMYCLNNSFTPMDRLGYANLRNKRDDLGGDKLYRNDNNHFVDVSAEAGIYGSLIGFGLGVTIGDVNNDNWPDIYVSNDFYERDYLYINQRNGTFKEAIEEQIGHTSLSSMGSDIADINNDGNLDIFVTEMFPESDERVKKTATYESYDFFEFKLKQDYYYQYMRNMLHLNNGDGTFSEVAQQLGIHATDWSWGGLMFDMDNDGLKDLFVANGIMKDLTDQDYIAFLGDEHTMQQMLSGKKFDYREFVDRMTSTPVPNYAFKNYGNLKFENKAVDFGLEGAGFSNGSAYGDLDNDGDLDLVVNNNDSPVSIYKNKTNEKTNAHYLKVKLSGFAHNLFGIGAKVCIFSKGQQQVLQQLPNRGFQSSMDLTLNFGLGTTTTIDSLIVIWSDDQRQTLKNVLTNQTLTLVHSDAKEKFVYKAPSTQNLPFQDITQQVKLDYKHQENDFVDYNRDGLLKQKYSTQGPALALGDINGDGLEDIFVGGASTQPKWLYLQQKNGTYQGVMPAEFQKNIALEVVDALFFDADNDNDLDLYWVTGSNEFAKDSPNLTDKLFLNDGKGNFTEQLSLPLIKASGSCVKVADFDLDGDLDLFIGTRLIPENYGRTPSSILLQNDGKGNFKNVTDSILAENKALGMVTDASWVDLDGDKYPELVIVGDWMPITVLKNKQGKGFQKIDLGLDNINGWWNCIQAADIDDDGDTDFIIGNLGLNHHFKASATEPAELYVNDFDKNGSLEQIMTCYRQGKACPVVLKADLQKQLPNIKQKFLKFADYATASMDDLFDNSQMEGVTMQKVTNTTSIFLINQGNGKFSVKELPQVVQMAPIMSIQTLDYDNDGHLDILLTGNFYDVLPEVGRYDANYGIILRGKGKGQYDVLPSTVSGLMIKGQVRKARLTKNSSGKKRIIMAKNNDNLQVIGIK, from the coding sequence ATGAAAAAAATACTGTTTTTTGTTGGTGTATTGGCAACACTTGTGGCTTGTTCTACCCAAAATAAAGATACTTTATTTGAAGAACTTCCAGCTTCTTATACTGGCGTTGACTTTACTAATAGAATCTTAGAACGCTCAGATTTTAATATTTTCAATTATCGAAACTTCTATAATGGCGGCGGCGTGGCATTGGGCGACATCAACAACGACGGCCTACCTGATATATTCCTGACTTCTAATTTTGAACAAAATCGCTTGTACCTCAATAAGGGTAATATGCAATTTGAGGATATTACCGATCGTGCTGGTATTACAGGTAAAAAGTTTTGGAGTACGGGTGTTACTATGGCCGATGTCAATGGCGATGGCAAGCTCGATATATATGTTTGTAATTCGGGCAATAAGGATAATCGAGGCAACCAGCTGTATATCAATCAGGGAGTCAAAAATGGAGTGCCTTTTTTTGTAGAACAGGCTCAGCAATATGGCCTTAGTAATGGAGGGTTTACAACTCATGCCGCTTTTTTCGACTACGACCACGATGGCGATTTGGATATGTATTGTCTCAACAATAGCTTTACGCCTATGGATAGGCTAGGTTATGCCAATCTCAGAAATAAGCGTGACGATTTGGGAGGAGATAAGCTTTATCGTAACGACAACAATCATTTTGTAGATGTAAGTGCCGAAGCTGGAATTTATGGGAGCTTGATTGGCTTTGGTTTAGGGGTTACTATTGGCGATGTCAACAACGACAACTGGCCTGATATTTATGTATCTAATGATTTTTATGAACGGGATTATCTCTATATCAATCAACGAAATGGAACATTCAAGGAGGCCATAGAAGAACAGATAGGGCATACGTCTCTGTCGTCTATGGGGTCGGATATTGCCGATATTAATAATGATGGTAATCTGGATATTTTTGTCACCGAGATGTTTCCTGAAAGTGATGAAAGGGTCAAAAAAACAGCGACTTACGAGAGCTATGATTTTTTTGAATTTAAGCTCAAACAAGACTATTATTATCAGTATATGCGAAATATGCTGCATCTTAATAATGGCGATGGTACATTTTCGGAAGTGGCTCAGCAGCTTGGTATTCATGCTACCGACTGGAGCTGGGGCGGGCTGATGTTCGATATGGACAATGATGGCTTAAAAGACCTTTTTGTGGCAAATGGTATCATGAAAGACCTTACCGACCAAGATTATATTGCTTTTTTGGGAGATGAACATACCATGCAACAAATGTTGAGTGGTAAAAAGTTTGACTATCGTGAGTTTGTAGACCGAATGACCTCCACACCTGTACCAAACTATGCCTTCAAAAATTATGGAAATCTTAAATTTGAAAACAAAGCTGTAGATTTTGGCTTGGAAGGGGCCGGATTTTCCAATGGCTCGGCTTATGGCGACTTGGACAACGACGGTGATTTAGATTTGGTGGTCAATAATAACGATTCGCCTGTGTCGATTTATAAAAACAAAACCAACGAAAAAACCAATGCCCACTATCTAAAAGTAAAATTGAGCGGGTTTGCTCATAATCTTTTTGGTATAGGGGCAAAGGTTTGTATTTTTAGTAAAGGCCAACAACAGGTTTTACAACAATTACCCAACCGAGGATTTCAGTCTTCGATGGACTTAACCTTGAATTTTGGCTTGGGGACTACCACTACTATCGACTCGCTGATAGTAATCTGGAGCGATGACCAACGCCAAACGTTGAAAAATGTACTAACCAATCAAACCCTTACTTTAGTACATAGCGATGCCAAAGAAAAGTTTGTCTATAAAGCTCCAAGCACTCAAAATTTGCCTTTTCAAGATATTACCCAACAAGTTAAATTAGACTATAAGCACCAAGAAAATGACTTTGTCGATTATAATCGTGATGGCTTACTAAAGCAGAAATACTCTACACAAGGACCCGCCTTGGCTCTTGGCGATATCAATGGCGACGGCCTAGAAGATATATTTGTTGGGGGGGCATCTACACAACCCAAATGGCTTTATTTACAGCAAAAAAATGGTACATACCAAGGTGTAATGCCTGCTGAATTTCAAAAAAATATAGCTTTGGAGGTGGTTGATGCCTTGTTTTTCGATGCCGACAACGATAATGATTTAGATTTATATTGGGTAACAGGTAGTAACGAATTTGCCAAAGATTCACCTAATTTGACCGATAAGTTGTTTCTCAATGATGGCAAAGGAAACTTTACCGAACAGCTATCCTTGCCGCTTATCAAGGCTAGTGGCTCGTGTGTAAAAGTAGCTGATTTTGATTTGGACGGCGACCTCGACCTATTTATAGGTACACGGTTGATTCCTGAAAATTATGGCCGAACGCCTAGTAGCATTTTGTTACAAAACGATGGAAAAGGTAATTTTAAAAACGTAACTGATTCCATTTTGGCCGAAAATAAGGCTTTAGGCATGGTTACAGATGCCTCTTGGGTAGATTTAGACGGTGATAAATACCCCGAATTGGTTATTGTGGGAGACTGGATGCCTATTACCGTTCTTAAAAATAAACAAGGAAAGGGTTTTCAAAAAATTGATTTAGGCTTAGATAATATCAACGGCTGGTGGAATTGTATACAAGCTGCCGACATCGACGATGATGGCGACACCGATTTTATTATCGGTAATTTGGGGCTAAATCACCATTTCAAAGCAAGTGCTACCGAACCCGCCGAGTTATATGTTAATGATTTTGATAAAAATGGCTCATTAGAACAAATCATGACCTGTTATCGACAAGGTAAAGCTTGTCCAGTAGTATTGAAGGCTGATTTGCAAAAACAATTACCTAATATTAAACAGAAGTTTTTGAAGTTTGCCGATTATGCCACTGCTTCGATGGATGACCTATTTGACAATAGCCAAATGGAAGGAGTTACGATGCAAAAAGTAACCAATACTACCTCGATTTTCTTGATAAATCAAGGTAATGGAAAATTCTCGGTAAAAGAGTTACCTCAAGTGGTACAAATGGCTCCAATAATGAGTATCCAAACCTTAGATTATGACAACGATGGTCATCTGGATATATTACTAACAGGTAATTTCTATGACGTATTGCCAGAGGTAGGTCGTTATGATGCCAACTATGGAATTATTTTGCGAGGAAAAGGAAAAGGACAATACGACGTCTTACCTTCAACAGTATCAGGCTTGATGATAAAAGGACAAGTCCGTAAAGCAAGACTGACGAAGAATAGTTCAGGCAAAAAACGCATTATCATGGCCAAAAACAACGATAACCTACAAGTAATAGGGATCAAATAA
- the porT gene encoding type IX secretion/gliding motility protein PorT/SprT: MYTTHFRNQLNIHRQKVIFAAIVCLLLLGNTCNSLAQRYKYKRIYDEFYDEKLVHFGFLFGFGGSRFNLYHSPKFTSPTDTSVTVVSPSNFAFQVGGIANFTLSNYFDLKTGLNVALYGREINYRFNVTKDYPEELRESTWLELPILLKFKSQRRGNSRMFVDAGIKLGLEANVRKNAATTTRLNTRGADISLEYGIGFEQFFKYFKFTPELRFSHGLTNMYIAPTSPFSYSNAIRKLNVHTVTLYLMFE, encoded by the coding sequence ATGTATACCACTCACTTTCGGAATCAGCTCAATATACATAGGCAAAAAGTAATTTTTGCTGCTATTGTTTGTCTTTTGCTTTTGGGAAATACATGCAACTCATTGGCTCAGCGTTACAAATACAAACGCATTTACGATGAGTTTTATGACGAAAAGCTGGTACATTTTGGCTTTTTATTTGGGTTTGGTGGTTCACGTTTTAATTTGTACCATAGCCCCAAATTTACTAGCCCAACCGACACATCGGTAACGGTGGTATCGCCCTCTAACTTTGCTTTTCAGGTAGGAGGTATTGCCAATTTTACTTTAAGTAATTATTTCGACCTCAAAACTGGCCTTAATGTAGCCTTGTATGGACGCGAAATCAATTATCGTTTCAATGTTACCAAAGATTACCCCGAAGAATTAAGAGAATCTACTTGGCTAGAATTGCCAATTTTGTTAAAATTCAAATCGCAGCGACGAGGCAATAGTAGAATGTTTGTCGATGCAGGTATCAAATTAGGCCTTGAAGCTAATGTAAGGAAAAATGCCGCTACTACAACAAGGCTTAATACACGTGGGGCAGATATTTCTTTGGAATATGGGATAGGTTTTGAACAGTTTTTTAAGTATTTCAAATTTACGCCCGAACTACGATTTTCGCATGGCTTGACCAATATGTATATTGCTCCAACCAGTCCGTTTTCTTATTCTAATGCCATTCGCAAACTGAATGTACATACTGTTACGTTATATTTGATGTTTGAATAA
- the ubiE gene encoding bifunctional demethylmenaquinone methyltransferase/2-methoxy-6-polyprenyl-1,4-benzoquinol methylase UbiE: MTVLPYKEQDASKKEQVAQMFDNISPKYDFLNHLLSGGIDILWRKKAIKLLKASQPKTILDIATGTGDFAIEALALKPEKIVGVDISEGMLSFGKEKIKKLGVEHIIEMQKGDSERLLFEDNTFDAVIVSFGVRNFENLEKGLTDMCRVMKSGGTCIVLEFSKPKSFPFKQLYNFYFKYILPVVGNLVSKDASAYTYLPESVQAFPDGENFLSVFRKAGFTQTQCIPLTFGISSIYIGKK; this comes from the coding sequence ATGACCGTACTTCCATACAAAGAGCAAGATGCCAGTAAAAAAGAGCAAGTAGCTCAAATGTTTGATAATATTTCTCCAAAATACGATTTTCTTAATCATTTACTCAGTGGCGGAATTGATATTTTGTGGCGTAAAAAAGCCATCAAATTATTGAAGGCATCGCAGCCCAAAACGATACTAGATATTGCTACTGGTACTGGCGATTTTGCGATTGAAGCCTTGGCTTTGAAACCTGAAAAAATCGTAGGAGTAGATATTTCGGAAGGAATGCTGAGCTTTGGAAAAGAAAAAATTAAAAAATTAGGTGTTGAGCATATCATCGAAATGCAAAAAGGTGATTCGGAAAGATTATTGTTTGAAGACAATACCTTTGATGCTGTTATCGTTAGTTTTGGTGTTAGGAATTTTGAAAACTTAGAAAAAGGCTTGACCGATATGTGCCGTGTTATGAAATCGGGCGGAACATGTATTGTTCTGGAATTTTCTAAGCCAAAATCATTTCCATTCAAACAACTTTATAATTTTTATTTCAAGTATATTTTGCCTGTTGTTGGTAATCTAGTCTCAAAAGACGCATCGGCCTATACGTACCTTCCCGAGTCGGTACAGGCATTTCCAGATGGAGAAAACTTTTTGAGCGTATTCAGAAAAGCAGGCTTTACTCAAACTCAATGTATACCACTCACTTTCGGAATCAGCTCAATATACATAGGCAAAAAGTAA
- a CDS encoding DoxX family protein: protein MAFLYAFAGVFHFLKPRFFLAIMPPFVPAHQLMVALSGAAEILLAIGLLFPQTRSLAAWGIIVLLLAVFPANIYMATSGKFTALPQWALYLRLPLQFVLIWWAYQYTQA, encoded by the coding sequence ATGGCATTTCTTTATGCTTTTGCAGGTGTTTTTCATTTTTTAAAACCTAGATTTTTTTTGGCTATCATGCCTCCGTTTGTCCCTGCTCATCAGTTGATGGTGGCTCTTAGTGGAGCCGCTGAAATTTTGTTGGCAATAGGACTTCTTTTTCCTCAAACCCGTTCGTTGGCTGCTTGGGGTATAATAGTATTGCTGTTGGCTGTTTTTCCTGCCAATATTTATATGGCTACTTCTGGAAAATTCACTGCTCTGCCACAATGGGCTTTGTATTTGCGTTTGCCTCTACAGTTTGTGCTAATTTGGTGGGCTTATCAATATACACAGGCATAA
- a CDS encoding acyl-CoA dehydrogenase: MMAQQYSRRNLDFMLKEVLHVGELTKYPYFQDYTPDMFDMVLDTVEEIADKIMRPAYVESDRKQPELVNGQVKVHPAVKDYIKAMGDAGLINASFAFEHGGQQLPVVVNAANEFIRGAAHNSLVMFTGLTAGSAHLIYSFGSTDLQEKFAHRMVSGEWTGTMCLTEPQAGSSLSDVITTAQPLADGSFTIKGQKVFISAGDHDIADNIIHLVLARIEGAPLGTKGISLFVVPKFRADESGNYTIDNDVISTGIYHKMGQKATPAMHLTFGDKDNSIGYLVGEPNKGLTYMFQMMNEARLGVGMGATYIASAAYYASLEYAKERPQGRRLNNKNLEEGQTFIINHPDVKRMLLFQKAIVEGCIGLLFECYFWQDMIHAHGHHSEEAKPYQLLLDLMTTVAKTYPAEYGIRSVNEGLQVFGGYGYTEDFPLEQMARDVRIMSIYEGTTGIHSLNLLGRGITSNNGKAPQLLFGEIMKTIEAAKTHDELIPYAEKLEKELGRLQKVTIHLLGIASQGDNEVFLSDANLYMEFFGTVSVAWQWLKQGIVAKEALLTQNPLGDDLAFYEAKLHTMKFYFHYELVKTLSLSARLLDTEVLTATSDFQPAI; encoded by the coding sequence ATGATGGCACAACAATATTCGCGTCGAAATCTCGACTTTATGCTAAAAGAAGTCCTCCATGTTGGGGAATTGACTAAATATCCTTATTTTCAGGACTATACACCCGATATGTTCGATATGGTGTTAGATACTGTCGAAGAAATAGCCGACAAGATTATGCGTCCTGCCTATGTAGAATCTGACCGCAAACAGCCTGAGTTAGTCAATGGGCAAGTGAAAGTGCATCCGGCGGTAAAAGATTATATTAAAGCAATGGGCGATGCGGGTTTGATTAATGCTTCTTTTGCTTTTGAGCACGGTGGACAACAATTGCCAGTGGTGGTTAATGCTGCCAACGAGTTTATCAGAGGAGCAGCTCATAATTCTTTGGTAATGTTTACAGGGCTAACTGCTGGGTCGGCTCATTTGATATATTCTTTTGGCTCGACAGACCTACAAGAAAAGTTTGCTCATAGAATGGTTTCGGGCGAATGGACAGGCACGATGTGTCTGACCGAACCCCAAGCGGGTAGCTCGCTCTCGGATGTGATTACGACAGCACAGCCTTTGGCTGATGGAAGTTTTACAATTAAAGGTCAAAAGGTGTTTATTTCGGCAGGCGACCACGATATTGCCGATAATATTATCCATTTGGTGTTGGCTCGTATAGAGGGTGCTCCATTGGGTACAAAAGGAATATCGTTGTTTGTTGTACCCAAATTTAGGGCCGACGAAAGCGGTAATTATACTATCGACAACGATGTGATTTCTACAGGTATTTACCACAAAATGGGGCAGAAAGCTACGCCAGCAATGCACCTTACTTTTGGCGATAAAGATAATTCGATAGGTTATTTGGTGGGCGAACCTAACAAGGGGTTAACCTACATGTTTCAAATGATGAACGAAGCCCGTTTGGGTGTAGGTATGGGAGCTACTTATATTGCCTCTGCAGCCTATTATGCTTCTTTGGAATATGCTAAAGAACGACCACAAGGACGACGATTAAACAATAAAAATTTGGAAGAAGGACAAACATTTATCATCAACCACCCCGATGTAAAAAGAATGTTGTTGTTCCAAAAAGCAATTGTAGAGGGGTGTATAGGCCTGTTGTTTGAATGTTATTTCTGGCAAGATATGATTCATGCTCATGGGCATCATTCAGAGGAGGCCAAGCCATATCAGTTATTGCTAGATTTGATGACTACCGTTGCAAAAACTTACCCAGCCGAATATGGTATTAGGTCGGTCAATGAGGGCTTGCAGGTATTTGGCGGATATGGTTATACCGAAGATTTTCCATTAGAGCAAATGGCTCGTGATGTGAGAATTATGTCGATCTATGAAGGAACAACAGGTATTCATTCGCTCAACTTGCTAGGTCGTGGTATTACAAGTAACAACGGTAAAGCTCCACAATTACTATTTGGCGAAATAATGAAAACCATCGAAGCCGCCAAAACCCACGATGAATTGATACCTTATGCCGAAAAACTGGAGAAAGAATTGGGCCGATTACAGAAAGTAACTATCCATTTATTGGGAATAGCATCACAGGGCGACAACGAAGTATTCCTTTCTGATGCTAACTTGTACATGGAATTTTTTGGGACGGTGTCGGTGGCTTGGCAGTGGCTCAAACAGGGTATTGTTGCCAAAGAGGCTTTACTAACACAAAACCCGCTTGGCGATGATTTAGCTTTTTATGAAGCAAAGCTCCATACCATGAAATTTTATTTCCACTATGAATTAGTCAAAACATTAAGTTTATCGGCAAGGCTATTAGACACAGAAGTGCTTACTGCAACTTCCGACTTTCAGCCTGCGATTTAA
- a CDS encoding DUF1684 domain-containing protein codes for MKKIIGFIAIIVIITIAYNIINSGSTQTESVEDIASYKTQIQGIRNDKDQYLKTDKESPIENKNAFRQLPYFAIDPTWRVTATIDKLKSGQKIEIQMTGGETEAYEPYGNATFEIGGKKYALKLFINAEGLLFLPFKDLTSGKETYGAGRYLDLDPQNIKGSQLVIDFNLAYHPYCTYNHTFTCPIPPAENFLPIAIKAGERL; via the coding sequence ATGAAAAAGATTATAGGATTCATCGCCATCATTGTAATAATTACGATAGCTTACAATATTATTAATAGTGGTAGTACCCAAACGGAGTCGGTCGAGGATATAGCAAGTTATAAAACCCAAATTCAGGGTATTCGAAACGATAAAGACCAATACCTAAAAACCGATAAAGAGTCGCCCATTGAAAATAAAAATGCTTTTCGGCAACTTCCTTATTTCGCTATTGACCCCACTTGGAGAGTCACAGCAACAATCGATAAGCTTAAAAGTGGACAAAAAATAGAAATTCAAATGACAGGAGGCGAAACCGAGGCGTACGAGCCTTATGGCAATGCTACTTTTGAAATAGGAGGAAAAAAATATGCTTTAAAGCTGTTTATCAACGCCGAAGGCTTATTGTTTTTACCTTTCAAAGACCTTACTTCGGGCAAAGAAACCTACGGTGCAGGCCGCTACCTTGATTTAGACCCCCAAAATATCAAAGGTAGTCAATTGGTTATAGATTTCAATTTGGCCTATCATCCTTATTGTACTTATAATCATACGTTTACTTGCCCAATTCCTCCTGCCGAAAATTTCCTTCCTATAGCAATTAAGGCTGGTGAGCGACTGTAA